The nucleotide sequence GTTCGCGGCTCAGGTGGGGAGCTGCGTGCCCGACTGCTCGCGCACCATGTAGTCCGCGTACCAGTCGGGCCAGTTGATGTCCTCCTCGCCCGTCCGCTTCTCGTGCTCGCCGTGGGCCGCCGCCGCGCGGCGCAGCGCGCTCGCCAGGTCCGGGGTCGAGGTGAACGTCGTCCCCGCGGAGTCGACACGGCCCGGCAGCCGGGAGGTGATCTCCTGGAGCAGCCAGGTGTTGCCGTCGGGGTCGGCGAAGGTGGCGAGGGACGAGTAGCTGTTGTGCCCGGGGTCGGGGCCCGCCTCCGGGCCTGCGACCGGGCCGTTCTCACCGAGGTGGAAGATCTCGCCCACGTTCACACCGGCGGCCAGCAGGTCGTCGCGCGTCGCAGCGAGGTCCGAGACGATCAAGTACAGCCGCTGGGCCGACCCGGGCGCGCCTGTCGTCAGGCCCTCACCGAACTGGACCGAGCACCACGAGCCGGGCGGCGTCAACTGGACGACCCACGGAGGAGTTGCGTCCAGCCGCCAGCCGAGCTTCTGGTAGAACTCCCGCGCCCGGTCGACGTCCGAGACGGGCAGGGTGACCACTTCAAGTTTCATGTCAGCACGCATCGT is from Streptomyces sp. NBC_00370 and encodes:
- a CDS encoding VOC family protein is translated as MKLEVVTLPVSDVDRAREFYQKLGWRLDATPPWVVQLTPPGSWCSVQFGEGLTTGAPGSAQRLYLIVSDLAATRDDLLAAGVNVGEIFHLGENGPVAGPEAGPDPGHNSYSSLATFADPDGNTWLLQEITSRLPGRVDSAGTTFTSTPDLASALRRAAAAHGEHEKRTGEEDINWPDWYADYMVREQSGTQLPT